A genomic region of Prochlorococcus marinus XMU1405 contains the following coding sequences:
- a CDS encoding inward rectifier potassium channel: protein MELTELIKDYVATELLSSIELDFLEGELWETTQHIAEINTVIKAPKNTCKKLGLDENSCWQLCCAAVLDSSRPLKNGQNRVDDFKKLINRYEISYI, encoded by the coding sequence TTGGAATTAACTGAGCTAATTAAGGATTACGTTGCTACAGAATTATTATCAAGTATTGAACTTGACTTTCTTGAAGGAGAATTATGGGAAACTACTCAACATATAGCAGAAATAAATACAGTTATCAAAGCCCCAAAAAATACATGCAAGAAATTAGGACTAGATGAAAATTCTTGTTGGCAATTATGTTGTGCAGCCGTTCTTGACTCCTCAAGACCATTAAAGAATGGACAGAATAGAGTAGATGATTTTAAAAAATTAATTAATCGATATGAAATTAGCTACATTTAA
- a CDS encoding DUF1651 domain-containing protein, producing the protein MKPIYYFGCSTSMPNGCLINPEGSRMIFFEECKNSPKTNLKIHTHLFYTNHLGEPGGYKSSETLNIDLAWVKWHELHQKGWTEVAHNYG; encoded by the coding sequence ATGAAGCCTATTTACTATTTTGGTTGTAGCACTAGCATGCCAAACGGATGTCTAATCAATCCGGAAGGCAGCAGAATGATCTTTTTCGAAGAATGCAAAAATTCTCCTAAAACTAATTTAAAAATCCATACTCATCTTTTCTATACAAATCACCTTGGAGAACCTGGAGGGTACAAATCATCTGAAACACTCAACATAGATTTAGCTTGGGTAAAATGGCACGAACTGCACCAAAAAGGGTGGACAGAAGTGGCTCACAATTATGGATAA